A portion of the Acidihalobacter prosperus genome contains these proteins:
- the merA gene encoding mercury(II) reductase, which yields MTQNAITELAITGMTCDSCAAHVRQALEGVPGVSEAQVSYPDATARVVLEREVPIQQLTEAVVGSGYGAQPRNEDTIAASDGQVLHIAVIGSGGAAMAGALKAVERGARVTLIERGTIGGTCVNVGCVPSKIMIRAAHIAHLRRESPFDAGLPPSPSDVLRGPLLAQQQGRVEELRHAKYEGILESTPSIEVLHGQARFVDARTLHVALNDGGERVVAFDRCLIATGARATIPPIAGLADTPYWTSTEALETGAIPQRLAVIGASVVAVELAQAFARLGSQVTILARHTLLSQEDPAISEALVSAFRSEGIEVLEHTQASQVTYAGDEFVLTLGKDELRADRLLVATGRSPNTQELNLEAAGIKTDPRGAIAVDDGLRTSAGQIFAAGDCTDNPQFVYVAAAGGTRAAINMTGGEARLDLSAMPAVVFTDPQVATVGLSEQEAQAQGIETDTRMLTLDNVPRALANFDTRGFIKLVAHAETGRLLGVQAVAAEAGELIQSAALAIRNRMTVQDLADQLFPYLTMVEGLKLAAQTFTKDVTQLSCCAG from the coding sequence ATGACCCAGAACGCAATCACAGAACTCGCTATCACCGGCATGACCTGCGACAGTTGCGCCGCGCATGTGCGCCAAGCGCTCGAAGGCGTCCCCGGGGTAAGCGAGGCCCAAGTGTCCTACCCGGATGCCACGGCCCGAGTTGTGCTGGAACGCGAGGTGCCCATCCAGCAGTTGACCGAGGCGGTGGTGGGAAGTGGTTATGGCGCGCAGCCACGGAATGAGGACACCATTGCCGCGAGTGACGGGCAGGTGTTGCACATTGCCGTGATTGGCAGCGGCGGTGCGGCCATGGCCGGCGCGCTCAAGGCCGTCGAACGGGGCGCACGCGTGACGCTGATCGAGCGCGGCACCATCGGCGGCACGTGCGTCAATGTCGGCTGCGTACCGTCCAAGATCATGATCCGCGCCGCGCACATCGCGCATCTGCGGCGCGAGAGCCCCTTCGACGCCGGCCTGCCGCCCAGCCCCTCTGACGTACTGCGCGGCCCCTTGCTGGCTCAGCAGCAGGGACGTGTCGAGGAACTGCGGCACGCCAAGTACGAAGGCATTCTGGAAAGCACACCGTCTATTGAGGTCCTGCATGGTCAGGCGCGGTTCGTCGATGCACGGACCCTGCACGTAGCGCTCAACGACGGCGGCGAGCGCGTAGTTGCCTTCGACCGCTGCCTGATCGCCACCGGCGCGCGTGCCACCATCCCGCCCATCGCCGGACTGGCCGACACGCCTTACTGGACCTCGACCGAGGCGCTGGAAACCGGCGCGATCCCCCAACGCCTGGCCGTGATCGGTGCGTCGGTGGTGGCTGTGGAATTGGCTCAGGCCTTCGCTCGTCTGGGCAGCCAAGTCACGATCCTTGCCCGCCATACCCTGCTGTCTCAGGAAGACCCCGCCATCAGCGAAGCGCTGGTCTCCGCCTTCCGCAGCGAGGGCATCGAGGTGCTGGAGCACACCCAGGCAAGCCAGGTCACCTACGCCGGAGACGAGTTCGTGCTGACGCTGGGCAAGGATGAGTTGCGCGCCGACCGGCTGCTCGTGGCCACCGGGCGCAGCCCGAACACGCAAGAGTTGAATCTGGAGGCGGCAGGCATCAAGACCGACCCACGTGGCGCCATTGCCGTGGACGATGGCCTGCGCACAAGCGCTGGTCAAATCTTTGCGGCTGGCGACTGTACCGACAATCCGCAGTTCGTCTATGTGGCCGCAGCCGGCGGCACTCGTGCGGCGATCAATATGACCGGCGGCGAAGCGCGACTCGATCTCTCCGCGATGCCGGCCGTCGTGTTTACCGATCCCCAGGTGGCCACCGTGGGGCTGAGCGAGCAGGAAGCGCAGGCGCAGGGCATCGAGACCGATACCCGCATGCTGACCCTCGACAATGTGCCGCGGGCGCTCGCCAACTTCGATACGCGCGGCTTTATCAAGCTCGTGGCGCACGCCGAAACGGGGCGCTTGCTTGGCGTGCAGGCAGTCGCTGCGGAAGCTGGCGAACTGATCCAGTCGGCGGCGCTGGCGATCCGCAACCGCATGACGGTGCAGGATCTGGCCGATCAGCTCTTCCCCTACCTGACCATGGTCGAGGGGCTCAAGCTGGCCGCGCAGACCTTCACCAAGGACGTCACACAACTGTCGTGCTGCGCTGGGTAA
- a CDS encoding putative bifunctional diguanylate cyclase/phosphodiesterase, whose translation MLFLLALFYGVQSWRDTRWHVEQALRASVRRGAEAEASSLTHWSAALRAMGNFLALGNDLRPAQVDTRIILFQSAYPDSVLPIFVLQAQDGRLLGASPIVGRAQSPYLRIAHRLCPLNRNASVTLAAPVHLPHELVSAGQDQALPACARIRDAGGDPILDVYALLPWPPTALATHRDLIAGHQPIYRLNWRGPGARQVSHSEQAEGEGARREAGQPEFPLRRHASTGIRIWTQQGRLYAQTSVAGFPLSVTASLPRAVIWREWLLQGGAGEGVVLLSLLTLVLGMSARRSTRIAKSESQLRTYYGALKDINQALVALPEPEKLYAKVCAQLAESADLPLVWIGLIQDSRVHVQRAAGPARGYVDGLEIDLAPDSPSSRGPAGEALRKGETVAVADLWDNAGFAFWLERATRYGLRSAVMTPFTTKAGQRGILAAYAQRRHYFTPALVELMEELARDVALGLNQYEHVREITRLSQQDSLTGLPNRSYFMRMLEQALARAGRAERLTAVGILDLDYFKQINDNLGHQVGDQVLQILARQLKEAVRQGDTVARLGGDEFGILLEGVSGTVELEGIAHRLLESVRQPIRIEGIGHELNTDASLGFTLYPLDDSSPMELLRHADAALYASKGAGRRRWQLFSHLMADDARLEYQVYRELPNALASQALFLHYQPQIDLATGAVIGVEALVRWRHNGDGFWMPNSFIPIIERDAALSRQLGRFLLHSAATAIARWRSDHYAFGRVSINICARHLQHSAFLDDLDETLDRYPGTAAYLTLELTETQALADLDKSARVLGEVRKRGIHVSLDDFGSGYASLQHVRELPLDVIKLDLQFVQNLEHDTEAFAVGYAALTLAEIHGAKVVAEGVEEARVVSLWRRLGGEVIQGYFFAKPMGERDWLDWLARYRPAARYAEIPRWRPTLDALVLLRTLPYHNQLMMRFRKQACADHKLSKNDLAELAASLSAPCPLGTWLKSEQAVSLDTVRLQQSHRLLHRQLLDWLATLSTGSPNSTSVEIDAVWTAFVDALDEVIEQMDARLRQEA comes from the coding sequence TTGCTCTTTTTGCTGGCTCTTTTTTACGGTGTGCAGTCATGGCGCGATACCCGTTGGCATGTCGAACAAGCCCTGCGGGCGAGCGTACGGCGTGGTGCAGAGGCCGAGGCATCTTCCTTGACGCACTGGTCGGCTGCCCTGCGGGCTATGGGCAATTTTCTGGCACTGGGAAACGATCTCCGCCCCGCGCAAGTGGATACGCGCATCATCCTGTTCCAGTCGGCCTATCCCGACAGTGTATTGCCGATCTTCGTCCTCCAAGCCCAAGATGGGCGCTTGCTGGGCGCGTCACCGATTGTCGGCCGCGCGCAAAGCCCCTACTTGCGTATCGCGCACCGTCTATGCCCGCTCAATCGTAACGCGTCGGTCACGCTGGCGGCGCCCGTCCACTTACCGCATGAACTCGTATCCGCCGGTCAGGACCAGGCGTTGCCTGCCTGTGCACGCATACGCGATGCCGGCGGCGATCCGATCCTGGATGTGTATGCCTTGCTACCATGGCCTCCGACTGCGCTGGCGACCCATCGTGATCTTATTGCCGGCCATCAGCCGATCTACCGGCTGAACTGGCGCGGACCGGGTGCGAGGCAAGTCTCGCATAGCGAGCAGGCCGAGGGCGAAGGCGCCCGCCGTGAAGCAGGCCAACCCGAGTTTCCATTACGCCGGCATGCGTCGACCGGCATTCGTATCTGGACACAGCAGGGTCGCTTGTACGCACAAACCTCTGTCGCGGGATTTCCCTTGAGCGTGACCGCCAGCCTGCCACGCGCGGTGATCTGGCGCGAATGGCTGCTGCAGGGCGGCGCCGGCGAAGGGGTGGTCTTGCTGTCCCTGCTTACGCTTGTGCTGGGTATGAGCGCCAGGCGCTCTACCCGTATCGCGAAGTCCGAATCGCAATTGCGCACCTATTACGGCGCACTCAAGGATATCAATCAGGCTCTGGTTGCCTTGCCCGAACCAGAAAAGCTGTATGCCAAGGTCTGTGCGCAATTGGCGGAAAGTGCTGACTTGCCGTTGGTATGGATCGGCCTGATCCAGGATTCGCGGGTACATGTGCAAAGGGCCGCGGGCCCTGCCCGGGGCTACGTCGATGGTCTCGAGATTGATCTCGCTCCGGACAGCCCATCCAGTCGAGGGCCGGCTGGCGAGGCGCTACGCAAGGGAGAGACCGTGGCCGTGGCGGATCTGTGGGACAATGCCGGTTTTGCGTTCTGGCTTGAGCGCGCCACACGATACGGGCTGCGAAGTGCCGTGATGACGCCTTTTACAACCAAGGCGGGGCAGCGCGGTATTCTGGCCGCTTACGCGCAAAGACGACATTACTTTACCCCAGCCCTGGTCGAGTTGATGGAGGAGCTGGCCCGCGATGTCGCATTGGGGCTCAACCAGTACGAGCATGTGCGGGAGATCACGCGCCTGAGCCAGCAGGATTCGCTGACCGGGCTGCCGAATCGAAGCTACTTCATGCGTATGCTCGAACAGGCCCTGGCGCGTGCCGGTCGTGCCGAACGGTTAACCGCCGTAGGGATACTCGACCTCGATTATTTCAAACAAATCAATGACAACCTCGGGCATCAGGTCGGCGACCAGGTACTCCAGATACTCGCAAGGCAACTCAAGGAAGCCGTGCGCCAGGGAGACACCGTTGCCCGGCTGGGCGGGGACGAATTCGGCATACTTTTGGAGGGCGTTTCTGGCACGGTGGAACTTGAAGGTATTGCACATCGACTGCTCGAATCGGTACGCCAGCCGATACGTATCGAGGGTATCGGGCATGAACTGAACACGGATGCGAGCCTCGGATTCACGCTCTATCCGCTCGACGACAGCAGTCCCATGGAGTTGCTTCGTCATGCCGATGCGGCGCTTTATGCCTCCAAGGGAGCTGGAAGACGTCGCTGGCAGCTATTCAGTCACCTCATGGCAGACGATGCCCGGCTCGAATATCAAGTCTATCGCGAGCTGCCGAACGCGCTCGCCAGCCAGGCGTTGTTTCTCCACTATCAACCGCAAATCGACTTGGCGACGGGCGCGGTGATCGGGGTCGAGGCATTGGTTCGCTGGCGGCACAACGGTGACGGTTTCTGGATGCCCAACAGCTTTATCCCCATCATTGAACGGGATGCCGCCCTTTCGCGTCAGCTGGGTCGATTTCTACTGCACAGCGCGGCCACGGCCATCGCGCGTTGGCGGTCCGATCATTACGCCTTCGGTCGTGTGAGCATCAATATCTGTGCCCGGCATTTACAGCACTCGGCCTTCCTGGACGATCTGGATGAAACCCTGGATCGTTACCCGGGAACGGCCGCCTATCTGACCCTGGAGTTGACAGAAACCCAGGCATTGGCCGATCTGGACAAAAGCGCGCGCGTGCTGGGTGAGGTCAGAAAACGCGGCATACACGTCTCGCTGGACGATTTCGGCAGCGGATACGCCTCGCTGCAGCACGTGCGCGAATTGCCGCTGGATGTGATCAAGCTGGACCTGCAGTTCGTGCAAAATCTGGAGCACGATACCGAAGCGTTCGCGGTCGGCTATGCCGCGCTGACACTGGCCGAAATCCATGGCGCGAAAGTGGTCGCGGAAGGCGTTGAGGAGGCGCGTGTCGTCAGCCTGTGGCGCCGACTCGGCGGTGAGGTGATCCAGGGATACTTCTTTGCCAAACCGATGGGCGAACGTGACTGGCTTGACTGGCTCGCTCGCTACCGCCCAGCCGCGCGCTACGCTGAAATTCCACGCTGGCGTCCCACATTGGATGCGCTGGTTTTATTGCGGACTTTGCCCTATCACAATCAATTGATGATGCGGTTCCGCAAACAGGCATGCGCGGATCATAAACTATCGAAGAATGACCTTGCCGAACTGGCGGCGAGTTTGAGCGCGCCATGTCCCCTCGGCACATGGCTGAAAAGCGAGCAGGCCGTTTCACTTGACACGGTTAGACTCCAGCAATCGCATCGATTGCTCCATCGGCAGTTGCTGGATTGGCTGGCGACGCTCTCGACGGGTTCCCCGAACAGCACATCAGTGGAGATTGACGCTGTTTGGACCGCTTTCGTAGACGCACTGGATGAGGTCATTGAACAGATGGATGCTCGCTTGCGACAGGAGGCGTAA
- the merR gene encoding Hg(II)-responsive transcriptional regulator, whose product MEPIATALTIGQLASGVGVNVETIRFYQRRGLLREPPRPPGGIRHYSAEDVARVKFIKSAQRMGFSLDEIHHLLRLDEGMQCDAAAELAAQHLNDVRTRLQNLHRIEVTLANLLDQCRKGGKKVTCPLILALHTDEVETP is encoded by the coding sequence ATGGAACCTATAGCTACCGCATTGACCATCGGACAACTGGCCTCAGGGGTCGGCGTCAACGTGGAGACGATCCGGTTCTACCAACGCAGGGGCTTGTTGCGCGAACCGCCTCGCCCGCCAGGGGGTATTCGGCACTACTCAGCCGAGGATGTTGCGCGGGTGAAATTCATCAAGTCGGCGCAACGGATGGGATTCAGCCTTGACGAAATCCACCATCTGCTGCGACTCGATGAGGGGATGCAATGCGATGCGGCGGCCGAATTGGCGGCCCAGCACTTAAACGATGTGCGGACGCGGCTACAGAATCTGCACCGGATCGAAGTGACGCTGGCAAACCTGCTCGATCAATGCCGCAAAGGCGGAAAAAAGGTGACCTGTCCGTTGATTCTGGCGCTACACACAGACGAAGTGGAGACACCTTAA
- the merC gene encoding organomercurial transporter MerC: MSVITRIVDKTGVIGAIVGSFSCAMCFPAAASLGAAIGLGFLSHWEGLFVHWLIPIFASVALLATLAGWFSHHQWQRTLLGSIGPVLALIGVFGLTHHFLAKDLARGIFYTGLIVMFLASIWDMINPANRRCATDGCETPTQHG, encoded by the coding sequence ATGTCCGTCATCACCCGTATCGTCGACAAAACCGGTGTCATCGGCGCCATCGTCGGCAGTTTCAGTTGTGCCATGTGCTTCCCGGCAGCCGCGAGCTTGGGGGCTGCGATCGGATTGGGCTTTCTCAGTCACTGGGAAGGCCTGTTCGTGCATTGGCTGATTCCGATCTTCGCCAGTGTGGCGCTATTGGCGACCCTGGCGGGTTGGTTCTCGCACCACCAGTGGCAGCGCACGCTGCTGGGATCGATCGGTCCGGTGCTGGCGCTGATCGGCGTGTTTGGGCTGACCCATCATTTCCTCGCCAAGGATCTGGCGAGAGGGATTTTCTATACGGGTCTGATCGTCATGTTCCTGGCCTCCATCTGGGACATGATCAATCCGGCCAACCGCCGCTGCGCAACGGACGGCTGCGAAACGCCCACTCAACATGGCTAA
- a CDS encoding phosphate-starvation-inducible PsiE family protein — translation MSDNIQQRHSPPAGDTQRFWGVMTFYERFEQVVALILTTVIAVIIVIALWNLIRQVFSMLVTGTLNPLDHSTFETVFGMIMTLLIALEFKHSILRVLERQEHIIQVRTVILIALLALARKFIVLDMGSINAAALGALGFASLALGVVYWLLRERHDRAQAQAKKRTQGSGDIG, via the coding sequence ATGTCAGACAATATCCAACAGCGCCATAGCCCACCTGCCGGCGACACCCAGCGTTTCTGGGGTGTGATGACCTTCTACGAACGCTTCGAGCAAGTCGTGGCGCTGATTTTGACCACCGTCATTGCGGTCATCATCGTGATTGCGCTGTGGAATCTGATACGCCAGGTATTCTCCATGCTGGTAACGGGAACCCTGAATCCGCTGGATCACAGTACGTTCGAGACCGTGTTCGGCATGATCATGACGCTCCTGATTGCGCTGGAGTTCAAGCATTCCATATTGCGGGTACTGGAAAGACAGGAACATATCATTCAAGTCCGAACGGTGATCTTGATTGCGCTACTGGCGCTGGCGCGCAAATTCATCGTTCTGGATATGGGGAGCATCAATGCCGCGGCACTGGGCGCGCTCGGTTTTGCGTCACTGGCGCTCGGCGTCGTGTATTGGCTGCTCCGCGAGCGTCATGACCGCGCACAGGCGCAAGCAAAAAAGCGTACCCAAGGATCTGGAGACATCGGATAA